One Rosa chinensis cultivar Old Blush chromosome 5, RchiOBHm-V2, whole genome shotgun sequence genomic region harbors:
- the LOC112202076 gene encoding uncharacterized protein LOC112202076 encodes MSAEEKLRFKFNKKLKIAVGNSKFSNSGRKKAEDNVNESENRKRENYKSSVRDKKFHDAEEGSRGVFDRRKRIYVDRDAAWEANSNEEAPYRKVLSKKGQNQLKYGYINEKNYSRSPSRPRYKWGSNESASETKRFSPKERSAKVYNNFGNEKNNSRFPSRPRSKWDSDGLENTSETKRFSPKVRSAKVYNETKVKDADHFGNEKSGSRFPSHPRSTWGSDITASETKRFSPKVRSEKRSNKTKVKDVDEMESITTDGGWSTSLKKHNQIKPDLQKSPNISLPNTVKKKALEKNISDEGSDVLDGQRKKKKRMRLDPYDISNKRLDDSIATNENLKEKEKDVEEKAEISKNAQFRAIQPSPSILSYVEDNLLGRRRLIELRRAGYNTELSSPLDNTPFSTSSERERIEENIFRSKLTFFAAAKVSSSFPPPDLPEIAFAGRSNVGKSSLLNALTRNWGVARTSDKPGLTQSINFFNLGSKLCLVDLPGYGFAYAKEEVKDAWEELVKEYVSTRVGLKRVCLLIDTKWGMKPRDRELIDLMERSQTKYQILLTKSDAVFPIDVARRAMQIEESLKANKSVVQPVMMMSSRTGAGIRSLRTVLAKIARVAKV; translated from the exons ATGTCTGCAGAGGAAAAATTAAGGTTTAAGTTCAATAAGAAACTCAAAATAGCAGTTGGAAATTCTAAGTTTTCAAATAGTGGGAGAAAGAAGGCTGAAGATAATGTCAATGAGAGTGAGAATCGTAAGAGAGAGAACTATAAATCGAGTGTAAGAGATAAGAAGTTTCATGATGCTGAAGAAGGGAGTCGGGGAGTTTTTGATAGAAGGAAGAGAATCTATGTTGATCGAGATGCAGCTTGGGAGGCTAACAGTAATGAGGAGGCACCTTATAGGAAGGTTTTATCTAAAAAAGGACAGAATCAATTGAAGTATGGTTATATTAATGAGAAGAACTACAGTAGATCTCCTTCACGTCCTCGTTACAAGTGGGGTTCTAATGAGAGTGCTTCTGAAACTAAACGGTTTTCTCCCAAGGAGAGAAGTGCAAAAGTTTATAATAACTTCGGCAATGAAAAGAATAATAGTAGATTTCCTTCTCGTCCCCGTTCTAAGTGGGATTCTGATGGATTAGAGAATACTTCTGAAACTAAACGTTTTTCTCCCAAGGTTAGAAGTGCAAAAGTTTACAATGAAACAAAAGTTAAGGACGCTGATCATTTTGGTAATGAAAAGAGTGGCAGCAGATTTCCTTCGCATCCTCGCTCTACATGGGGTTCTGATATCACTGCTTCTGAAACTAAACGTTTTTCTCCTAAGGTTAGAAGTGAGAAACGTTCCAATAAAACCAAAGTTAAGGATGTTGATGAGATGGAATCCATTACAACTGATGGTGGTTGGAGTACTTCACTGAAGAAACATAACCAAATAAAACCAGACTTGCAAAAATCCCCAAATATATCTCTTCCAAATACTGTGAAGAAAAAAGCACTGGAAAAGAATATCTCGGATGAAGGATCAGATGTGCTAGATGGTCagcgaaagaagaagaagcgaaTGCGACTAGACCCATATGATATTTCAAATAAACGACTTGATGATAGTATTGCTACAAATG AAAACTTAAAGGAGAAGGAAAAAGATGTTGAGGAAAAAGCTGAGATATCAAAGAATGCACAATTTCGTGCAATCCAACCAAGTCCATCAATCCTTTCCTATGTCGAAGATAAT TTGTTGGGTCGTAGACGCTTGATTGAGCTGAGGAGGGCAGGCTACAACACTGAGCTTTCTTCACCATTGGATAATACTCCTTTCTCTACCAGCTCAGAAAGAGAGCGGATTGAGGAAAAT ATATTTAGGAGTAAATTGACATTTTTTGCTgctgcaaaagtttcatcatcatTTCCACCTCCTGATCTTCCGGAGATTGCATTTGCAG GAAGGTCAAATGTTGGGAAATCATCACTACTTAATGCACTTACCAGAAATTGGGGTGTTGCACGAACATCAGATAAGCCTGGTCTTACTCAG AGTATTAATTTCTTCAATCTTGGATCAAAGCTCTGTTTGGTTGATTTGCCTGGATATGGCTTTGCTTATGCTAAAGAAGAGGTTAAGGATGCTTGGGAGGAGCTT GTGAAGGAGTATGTTTCCACAAGAGTTGGTCTAAAACGAGTGTGCTTACTTATTGATACCAAATGGGGAATGAAGCCTAGGGATCGTGAACTCATTGACCTAATGGAAAG ATCTCAAACCAAGTATCAGATTTTATTAACGAAATCGGATGCGGTTTTCCCAATTGATGTAGCACGCCGTGCAATGCAAATTGAAGAG AGCCTCAAGGCAAATAAGTCTGTGGTCCAACCTGTG ATGATGATGAGCTCAAGAACTGGAGCTGGTATACGAAGTTTACGAACAGTGCTGGCAAAAATTGCTCGAGTTGCCAAAGTTTGA
- the LOC112202083 gene encoding uncharacterized protein LOC112202083, with the protein MLVNDLIPLTKIDHSSTAPFLLLPLFSFSFYHHHPTPHISLLIPLLSLSLSQTLPPERLRIEMCPLRFILVFLSATLAGFFLLRNLKSEPPQLTPTDDDTHLEINPKNSPNRFSKVCSAMESGFWTFVDMASGRYLWRHLVTSSSKSTD; encoded by the exons ATGTTGGTCAATGATCTCATTCCCCTAACTAAAATTGACCATTCTTCAACTGCACCCTTCCTGCTCctccctctcttttctttttcattttatcatcatcacccaaCCCCACACATTTCTCTCTTAatccctcttctctctctctctctctctcagactctTCCCCCTGAGAGATTGAGAATCGAAATGTGCCCTCTCAGATTCATCCTCGTCTTCCTCTCCGCCACCCTCGCCGGCTTCTTCCTCCTCAGAAACCTCAAATCCGAGCCCCCCCAATTGACCCCCACCGACGATGACACCCACCTCGAGATTAACCCCAAAAACTCCCCCAATCGATTTTCCAAG GTTTGCTCAGCCATGGAATCTGGGTTCTGGACCTTTGTGGACATGGCCAGTGGACGATACCTATGGAGGCATTTGGTCACGTCTTCCTCAAAGTCAACGGATTGA